In a genomic window of Oreochromis aureus strain Israel breed Guangdong linkage group 13, ZZ_aureus, whole genome shotgun sequence:
- the LOC116329600 gene encoding zinc finger protein 771-like gives MTTLCERLLEELGRLLEEEAELKEPVNPQPDSAHPASEVGVQQKLSSQSDVITSDRSEQAPGAGSGRSFSCNVCSRDFSKRSNLRAHVRVHSGERPFSCSVCGRCFSAHSSKRIHHLTVHGHQRPYACSHCGKAFGTRGHLRVHQAAGRWPLMCSACREMLATVCGLKKHRLTCQSAGQTFSRRADLSAHRRVHLQHKPFTCPTCGKGFTAPRSVRVHLLTVHAGLKPFSCRVCGKAFSQQSGLTAQQRTHSGERPHVCEWCGRHFSSSSGL, from the exons ATGACAACCCTCTGCGAGCGTCTGCTGGAGGAGCTGGGGAGGCtgctggaggaggaggcggagttGAAAGAGCCCG TTAACCCTCAGCCAGACTCCGCCCATCCAGCCTCAGAGGTTGGGGTCCAGCAGAAGctgagcagccaatcagatgttATTACAAGTGACCGATCAGAGCAGGCTCCAGGAGCAGGCAGTGGGCGGAGCTTCAGCTGCAATGTCTGTAGCAGAGACTTCTCCAAACGCTCCAACCTGCGTGCTCACGTGCGCGTGCACAGTGGGGAGCGCCCATTCAGCTGTTCCGTGTGCGGCCGCTGTTTCTCCGCCCACAGCAGCAAACGCATCCACCATCTCACTGTCCACGGGCACCAGCGCCCATACGCCTGCAGTCACTGCGGGAAGGCTTTCGGCACGCGCGGCCACCTCAGGGTACACCAGGCGGCGGGGCGGTGGCCGCTCATGTGCTCAGCCTGCAGAGAGATGCTCGCGACGGTGTGCGGCCTGAAGAAGCACAGACTGACGTGTCAGAGCGCCGGCCAAACGTTCTCCAGACGCGCTGACCTGTCCGCTCACCGCCGCGTGCACCTGCAGCACAAACCCTTCACCTGTCCCACCTGCGGCAAAGGCTTCACAGCACCCCGCAGCGTGCGCGTGCACCTGCTCACTGTCCACGCTGGTCTGAAGCCATTCAGCTGCAGAGTGTGCGGGAAGGCATTCAGCCAGCAGAGCGGCCTAACGGCCCAGCAGCGGACACACAGCGGCGAGCGGCCTCACGTCTGTGAGTGGTGTGGCCGCCACTTCTCCAGCAGCAGCGGACTGTAG